One genomic window of Brachionichthys hirsutus isolate HB-005 chromosome 22, CSIRO-AGI_Bhir_v1, whole genome shotgun sequence includes the following:
- the tbk1 gene encoding serine/threonine-protein kinase TBK1, with product MQSTTNYLWLISDLLGQGATANVYRGRHKKTGDLYAVKVFNNLSFLRPLDVQMREFEVLKKLNHKNIVKLFAVEEESNTRHKVLVMEYCPCGSLYTVLEESSNAYGLPEDEFLIVLHDVVAGMNHLREYGIVHRDIKPGNIMRVIGEDGRSVYKLTDFGAARELEDDEQFVSLYGTEEYLHPDMYERAVLRKDHQKKYGATVDLWSIGVTFYHAATGSLPFRPFEGPRRNKEVMYKIITEKPSGTISGHQKCENGKIEWSTEMPVSCSLSKGLQSLLTPVLANILEADQEKCWGFDQFFAETNDILHRTVVYVFSLQQATLHHVYIHEYNTAALFQELLSRRSNISLHNQELLYEGRRLVLDPNRQAKTFPKTSRDNPIMLVSRESVGTVGLIFEDPSPPKVQPRYDLDLDASYAKTFAGDVGHLWKTSESLLVYQELVRKGVRGSIELMKEDYTEILHKKSEVFHLCNYCTQILERTEQLFEVLMQANMLSSEYDEISDMHKKIVRISSSLEPIERTTQDIKSKFLPGGLLTDGWTQQVGTHPRDRNVEKVKVLLEAITAIYHQFKKDKAERRLPYNEEQIHKFDKQKLVLHASKARSLFTEECAMKYRLFISKSEEWMRKVHHVRKQLLGLSGQLISIEKEVTMLMERAIKLQEHLPQKVLPLVSSGLKSQAYLSQNTLVEMTLGMKKLKEEMEGVVKELAENNHFLERFGTLTLDGGLRG from the exons ATGCAGAGCACCACCAACTACCTGTGGCTTATCTCGGACCTGCTGGGGCAGGGAGCGACGGCCAACGTCTACCGCGGCAGACACAAG AAAACCGGGGACCTGTACGCCGTCAAAGTCTTCAACAACCTGAGCTTCTTGAGGCCGCTGGATGTCCAGATGAGGGAATTTGAGGTTTTAAAGAAACTCAACCACAAGAATATCGTCAAACTGTTTGCCGTGGAGGAAGAG tCCAACACCCGACACAAGGTCCTGGTCATGGAGTACTGTCCCTGTGGGAGTCTGTACACCGTGCTGGAGGAGTCGTCCAATGCCTACGGACTCCCCGAGGACGAGTTCCTCATAGTTCTGCATGACGTCG TGGCAGGTATGAACCACCTGAGAGAATATGGCATTGTCCACCGGGACATTAAACCAGGAAACATCATGCGTGTGATTGGAGAGGACGGACGTTCCGTCTACAAGCTGACTGACTTTGGAGCAGCACGAGAGCTGGAGGACGACGAGCAATTTGTGTCTCTGTACGGGACCGAGGAATACCTG CATCCTGACATGTACGAGCGAGCCGTGTTGAGAAAAGACCACCAGAAAAAGTACGGCGCTACGGTCGATCTGTGGAGCATCGGCGTCACGTTTTACCACGCCGCCACCGGCAGCCTCCCGTTCAGACCGTTTGAAGGGCCGCGCCGCAACAAGGAAGTCAT GTACAAAATCATCACAGAGAAACCGTCTGGAACGATCTCCGGACATCAGAAGTGTGAGAACGGGAAGATCGAATGGAGCACAGAGATGCCGGTGTCCTGCAGCCTGTCCAA GGGTCTTCAGAGCCTCCTGACTCCAGTCCTCGCCAACATCCTGGAGGCGGATCAGGAGAAGTGTTGGGGTTTCGACCAGTTCTTTGCCGAAACCAATGACATCCTTCATCGCACCGTCGTCTACGTGTTCAGTCTGCAGCAGGCGACGCTGCATCATGTCTACATCCACGAGTACAACAC GGCGGCACTGTTCCAGGAGTTGCTGTCCCGGAGGTCCAACATCTCACTGCACAACCAGGAGCTCCTGTATGAGGGCCGCCGCCTTGTCCTGGATCCCAACCGCCAGGCCAAGACCTTCCCCAAAACCTCCAGAGACAATCCCATCATGCTCGTGAGCCGCGAGTCCGTCGGCACCGTGGGACTCATCTTTGAAGATC CCAGTCCTCCTAAAGTTCAGCCTCGCTACGATCTGGACCTGGATGCCAGCTACGCAAAG ACCTTTGCAGGCGACGTAGGACATTTATGGAAAACGTCAGAGTCTCTGCTGGTTTATCAGGAACTGGTGCGAAAAGGAGTCCGAGGTTCGAT TGAGCTGATGAAGGAGGACTACACTGAGATCCTTCACAAGAAGTCAGAGGTCTTCCATTTGTGTAACTACTGCACCCAGATCCTGGAGAGAACCGAACAGCT GTTTGAGGTGCTGatgcaggccaacatgctgtcCTCAGAGTATGACGAGATCTCAGACATGCACAAGAAGATTGTCAGA ATCTCAAGCTCTTTGGAGCCCATTGAACGAACAACCCAAGATATCAAGAGTAAATTTCTGCCAGGAGGCCTGCTGACCGACGGCTGGACGCAACAAGTTGGAACGCACCCCAGGGACAGGAA TGTGGAAAAagtcaaagtgctgctggagGCCATCACTGCCATCTACCACCAGTTCAAGAAGGACAAAGCCGAGAGAC GTCTGCCGTACAATGAAGAACAGATTCATAAATTTGACAA acagaagtTGGTCCTCCATGCCAGTAAAGCCAGGTCTTTGTTCACCGAGGAGTGTGCCATGAAATATCGCCTCTTCATCTCCAAAAGTGAAGAGTGGATGAG GAAGGTTCATCATGTGAGGAAGCAGTTGCTTGGTCTGTcgggtcagctgatcagcatcGAGAAGGAGGTGACAATGCTGATGGAGAGAGCCATCAAG ctGCAGGAACATCTTCCTCAGAAGGTTCTTCCTCTGGTCTCCAGTGGGCTGAAGTCTCAGGCCTACCTGAGCCAGAACACGCTAGTGGAGATGACACTGGG gatgaagaagctgaaggaggagatggagggagtCGTCAAAGAGCTGGCGGAGAACAACCACTTCTTAGAGAG GTTCGGGACTCTGACGCTGGACGGAGGCCTGAGAGGATGA
- the gpr19 gene encoding probable G-protein coupled receptor 19 codes for MMVLTVNMPISVNPSPYSPSLKHQMTFNFSEREDSTVLVTLPTTPLCSLEGVSIGQPNTSSISYELTPGEVAVLGLVFGVLWLVSILGNALVCLVIHRSRRTQSTTNYFVVSMACADLLLNLGCFPFVLLQVASGRWPLSATACKTIRYLQHLCPGVQVYVLLSISVDRFYTIIYPLSFKVSREKAKRMIVASWLFDAAFVSPCLFFYGSTSTGSNRCDFFLPDSWGSIAYATVHLLLGFLVPVVLIVSFYQRVVRYIWRISADGHTVRRTMNIVPRTKVKTIKMFLMLNSVFLLTWTPFYIAQLWHPGEPDGPTRQGLLFFIAITWISFSSTASKPTLYSVYNANFRRGMRETFCTSSMKCYRSNAYTITASSRMGKKNYVGVVDVSAQAKTVAQDSYNTFEQELKEQKVAWPTNANPPNTFV; via the exons ATGATGGTGCTGACGGTGAACAT GCCCATTAGCGTTAACCCCTCCCCCTATTCCCCATCTCTAAAGCATCAGATGACCTTTAACTTCTCTGAGAGGGAGGACTCCACTGTCCTGGTAACCTTACCCACAACCCCCCTCTGTAGCCTCGAGGGTGTGTCCATTGGCCAACCCAACACTTCGTCCATCTCGTATGAGCTGACTCCGGGTGAGGTTGCCGTCCTGGGCCTGGTGTTCGGGGTTCTCTGGCTGGTCTCCATCCTAGGAAATGCCCTGGTCTGCCTTGTCATCCACCGGAGCCGAAGGACTCAGTCCACTACCAACTACTTTGTGGTGTCGATGGCCTGTGCAGACCTGCTCCTGAACCTGGGTTGCTTTCCATttgttctcctccaggttgcCTCAGGGCGGTGGCCATTGAGTGCCACCGCCTGTAAGACCATCCGGTACCTGCAACACCTCTGCCCCGGTGTGCAGGTCTACGTTCTGCTTTCCATCTCTGTGGACCGCTTCTATACAATCATCTACCCCCTCAGCTTCAAGGTGTCCAGAGAGAAAGCCAAGAGGATGATTGTGGCCTCCTGGCTGTTCGATGCAGCCTTTGTGTCCCCCTGCCTTTTCTTCTATGGTTCCACATCTACAGGCAGCAATCGCTGTGACTTTTTCCTCCCAGACAGTTGGGGCAGTATAGCCTACGCCACAGTCCATCTCCTGCTTGGTTTCCTGGTCCCAGTGGTTCTGATCGTGTCCTTCTACCAGCGGGTAGTTCGCTACATCTGGAGGATTAGTGCTGATGGTCACACAGTACGCCGGACAATGAATATCGTCCCGCGGACTAAAGTCAAGACCATCAAGATGTTCCTGATGTTAAATTCAGTTTTCTTGCTCACCTGGACACCCTTCTATATTGCCCAGCTGTGGCACCCAGGGGAGCCTGATGGGCCCACTAGGCAGGGACTGCTGTTCTTCATCGCCATCACGTGGATCTCCTTCAGCTCGACGGCATCCAAGCCAACCCTATACTCCGTTTACAACGCAAACTTTAGACGGGGCATGAGGGAGACCTTCTGCACGTCGTCTATGAAATGCTACCGCAGTAATGCATACACCATCACTGCCAGTTCTAGAATGGGCAAAAAGAACTACGTCGGGGTGGTAGATGTATCGGCACAAGCTAAGACCGTTGCTCAGGACTCGTACAACACTTTTGAGCAGGAGCTGAAGGAACAGAAAGTCGCCTGGCCTACGAACGCCAACCCTCCGAACACTTTTGTCTGA
- the crebl2 gene encoding cAMP-responsive element-binding protein-like 2, with protein sequence MDDNKMAAGKVKKPGKRGRKPAKIDLKAKLERSRQSARECRARKKLRYQYLEELVSSKERAICALREELEMYKQWCSAMDQGKIPSEIKALLTGDEHRTAHGGSSTKMSKSTKNSISSSGQG encoded by the exons ATGGATGATAACAAG ATGGCGGCTGGTAAAGTGAAGAAACCTGGTAAACGTGGACGCAAGCCTGCTAAAATTGACCTGAAGGCTAAACTGGAGCGAAGCCGTCAGAGCGCCAGGGAGTGCCGGGCCAGGAAGAAGCTGCGGTACCAGTACCTGGAAGAGCTGGTGTCCAGCAAGGAGCGGGCCATCTGTGCCctgagagaggagctggagatg TACAAACAGTGGTGTTCAGCCATGGATCAGGGGAAGATCCCCTCAGAGATCAAAGCGCTGCTCACTGGTGATGAGCACAGAACGGCTCATGGGGGCAGCAGCACCAAGATGTCCAAGAGCACCAAgaacagcatcagcagcagtgGTCAGGGCTGA
- the dusp16 gene encoding dual specificity protein phosphatase 16, with amino-acid sequence MSEHPAAPGSWSESGVVQPIGAEALAALLEGGLDRVVLIDSRPFVDYNASHILEAVNVNCSKLMKRRLQQDKVQITELLQHSAGKKLVLHGSQEVVVYDQASSDPAAPSAESFLRILLVKLERSFPSVHLLSGGFSEFSRLFPGLCEGTSTPAPPPTSQPCLPAADIGPTLVLPYLFLGCQRDVLNQDLMQQNDIVYVLNASNTCPKPDFIPESHFLRVPVNDSFCEKILPWLDPSVEFIEKAKASNARVLVHCLAGISRSATIAIAYIMKRMDLSLDEAYRFVKDKRPTISPNFNFLGQLLDFEKKIKCPHSSEIKPKSPHHPESVDHDPPARQEPPTRPGLALLEPLTLPCVLDDAPEQCLLAQALSSLQFTDGPEDHARLKRSFSLDIKSYGEPGGAGSPHGGSGDGDEFYKPSVLKESTSKPCQFSPVEEVSELSTPEQSPDTPPASSSSSKPLQRSGSMEENTTSFLFLSHSQQHLANPGSSSTLKGWHSDILLGPVTVSSSSLAGGWYFSSDSRNFYSTSAIFGGGGFAAYSCSHGLEAVRRRSRQRTGDRGDSRRSWHEESSFEKQLKRRSCQMDFGDSQSREEMGVVRSQSSFSGSMEVVEVS; translated from the exons ATGTCGGAACATCCTGCGGCACCAGGATCATGGTCCGAGTCCGGAGTGGTACAGCCTATCGGGGCCGAGGCTCTGGCGGCTctgctggagggggggctggaccGAGTGGTTCTGATCGACAGCCGGCCCTTCGTGGACTACAACGCCTCCCATATCCTGGAGGCGGTGAACGTGAACTGCTCtaagctgatgaagaggaggctgcagcaAGACAAGGTCCAGATCACAGAGCTGCTACAGCATTCAGCCGGGAAGAAG CTGGTGCTGCATGGCAGCCAGGAGGTCGTCGTCTATGACCAGGCTTCGTCAGACCCGGCTGCTCCCAGCGCCGAGTCCTTCCTCCGCATCCTGTTGGTTAAACTGGAGAGGAGCTTCCCCTCAGTGCACCTGCTGTCAG GTGGCTTCTCAGAGTTCTCCCGTCTGTTCCCTGGTTTGTGTGAGGGGACGTCCActccggccccgccccccacctcTCAGCCCTGCCTGCCAGCCGCCGACATTGGACCGACCCTGGTACTGCCTTACCTGTTCCTCGGCTGCCAGAGGGACGTCCTCAACCAG GATCTGATGCAGCAGAACGACATTGTGTATGTCCTGAACGCCAGCAACACCTGCCCCAAACCGGATTTCATCCCCGAGTCTCACTTCTTGAGGGTCCCCGTTAATGACTCGTTCTGCGAGAAGATCCTGCCCTGGTTGGATCCATCGGTTGAGTTCATAG agaaGGCTAAGGCGTCCAACGCTCGGGTCCTCGTTCACTGCCTTGCTGGAATCTCTCGCTCAGCCACCATCGCCATCGCCTACATCATGAAGAGGATGGACCTGTCATTGGACGAAGCCTACAG GTTTGTGAAGGACAAGAGACCGACCATCTCACCAAACTTCAACTTCCTGGGTCAGTTGCTGGACTTTGAGAAGAAGATAAAATGTCCTCATAGTTCTGAAATTAAACCCAAGTCCCCCCATCATCCAGAGTCCGTGGACCATGACCCTCCAGCCCGTCAGGAGCCCCCCACACGCCCCGGTCTGGCCCTACTGGAGCCCCTCACTCTGCCCTGTGTTTTAGATGATGCCCCCGAGCAGTGTCTGCTGGCTCAGGCGCTGAGCAGCCTGCAGTTCACCGATGGACCTGAAGACCACGCCCGGCTGAAACGCTCCTTCTCTTTGGACATCAAGTCATATGGTGAGCCGGGTGGGGCCGGTTCTCCTCACGGTGGATCGGGAGACGGTGATGAGTTCTACAAGCCGTCAGTTCTCAAGGAGTCAACCAGCAAGCCCTGTCAGTTCTCCCCGGTGGAGGAGGTCTCCGAGCTGTCCACCCCAGAGCAGAGCCCTGACACACCAccagcctccagcagctcctccaaacCTCTGCAGCGGAGCGGCAGCATGGAGGAGAATACCACcagcttcctgttcctgtcccaCAGCCAACAACACCTGGCCAACCCGGGTTCAAGCAGTACCCTGAAGGGCTGGCACTCCGACATCCTGCTGGGTCCCGTGACGGTgtccagctcctctctggcTGGGGGCTGGTACTTCTCCTCAGACTCCAGGAACTTCTACTCCACCTCCGCTATCTTTGGAGGCGGTGGCTTTGCGGCGTACAGCTGCAGCCACGGCCTCGAGGCGGTGCGGCGGCGCAGCCGGCAGAGGACGGGCGACCGCGGTGACTCGAGGAGGAGCTGGCATGAGGAGAGCAGCTTCGAGAAGCAGCTGAAAAGGCGCAGCTGTCAGATGGACTTTGGGGACAGCCAGTCCAGAGAGGAGATGGGGGTGGTGAGGAGTCAGTCGAGCTTCTCTGGAAGCATGGAGGTCGTCGAGGTGTCCTGA